Part of the Lycium ferocissimum isolate CSIRO_LF1 chromosome 6, AGI_CSIRO_Lferr_CH_V1, whole genome shotgun sequence genome, TAATCTGGAACTTTCAACTGGTTTCGGCAATCCTCTATTCCGAGAATCCAATTGTTATTCAGCACGCCACTCGCTTGCCACATCATCAATAGTATAAGCTAGCCATATTTATGGGTGACACCTCGGTTCTGCTGACTTTGTCATCAAGCCacgactcttttttttttacagtatTAAAAATACTATCTAGGAGAAGATAATTATGGCCATGAGATCTGTCGTTTCAAGCAGTGGACTTCGTCGTTTAATGGAAGGTGGTGGGCGATCATCGGTTTCGGGTCTTCGTTACTTCAGCGACAAAGGTCGAATTCTCAGTGAAGAAGAACGTGCTAAAGAGACCGTTTACATTCAGGTAATgctatttttcatcttcttttttttcttttgaagttGGTTGGTTAAAGATTATTTATATAGTAAGTATTCGTGTTTTTTGgtggaaaaagaaaatggaaagggAGAGGATGGAGAAGGCGAGAAAGAAGGCTGAAAAGGAGAGAGCTGAAAGAGAGAAAGCTGACAAGGTAATTGTTTCATAAtatattgtgttgtattgtattatactatgttgttttgatgaataGAATGTGTGGATAGATTGTATTGTTTGCTGATACATAATGTTAAACATCACTAATTTGAAAGGCAAACCTAAAAAAAGGTAAGGTATGATATAGAGCTATACCTTTTATCATTAAAAGGTATGATAAAAGATAAAATGTgattatattaaataataagtaaagataaaatgagaaaaaataaataggtaataatacCAAATTGGTGTTACAGAAAATGAGACTTTTCGTCATTATGTAACAATGAATTTAAcgatataatataataaaattaaagtaaccgacaacacaatacaatataattggtaacaaccatccaaacaagcggTTAACATTGGGTTATTCTTATATTGCTTTGAAGAATAGAATGTTTTTGGTTATTGTTTGGTGAAAATCCTTTTTAATTTGGCCTTCTTTCAAGACTAACCGAAAAGCAAATAAACTTATTGTTCGTTGTTAGTATAAGATTAAATTAAAGAGATGGTAGAGGATTCTGTACGGTACTTGTTAATAGAGTGGAATTCGTTGAAGTTGCATATGCTTAAGCTGCTACGTGGTCCATTTTGAGCTTTTTTGGCATAGTGGGAGTTTTTGGAAATTACTTGGCAGGTTAAGAAAGTTGCCCTAAAGAAACAGAGTTAAATCTCACTAaataaggggtcatttggtttgTGACCTTGTTTAAATTTTAGTAGCATTGTTTGAAAAATAACTCAAGACCAGGGCTTTAGACATCTGTATGATGAATTTTTGGTGTTAAATAGTAATTCTTTACACATGATTGGTATATGAGCCAAGATATTATGACATGTTATTCTAGTAAAAAAGATGTAAACATTATTACATGGTATGCAAGATTGGATCACATTGAGCAAGATCGATACCAATTTGTGAATGTTGTCTTGCCGGAAAGATTAGCGTAAATCATTTAAAAAGAGAGTCGACTTTCCTTTGTTCCTTTGCAATTAATCCATTCAAACGTATGTGGTTCAATAATGGAGGGCTAGGATACCACTTGTATCTCATAATGCCTTGGTTATgtctatttgaatttttttaaaattagacCAATTGAATCTTGGAAGGCAGTTGCTCATGATTCTGAAAATGGAACATTTTTTGGTCGAACCAATCTTtctaatattttacttttatcaATAAATGGTTGAATTAGGTGTAACTCGTAGAGATGAGTTGTATTTCATGGTTTGGCAATAGTTGAATTAGAATCTTTAACTATGTA contains:
- the LOC132060624 gene encoding uncharacterized protein At2g27730, mitochondrial-like; the protein is MAMRSVVSSSGLRRLMEGGGRSSVSGLRYFSDKGRILSEEERAKETVYIQKMERERMEKARKKAEKERAEREKADKVIVS